The sequence CTTGAGTAAATTTTAAATTTCTAGCCCAAAATGAGCTAGAAAAAAATAGAAAATTCTATTCTAAGGCTTGAGCCAGATCAGCTATCAGATCCTCGGCATTTTCAAGACCTATACTAACTCTTATCAGCTCTTTTGTGATGCCAGCTTTGATGAGTTCTTCGCTGCTTAGCTGCTGGTGAGTTGTCGAGGCTGGGTGTGTGATGAGTGACTTTGTATCGCCGATATTTACTACGATCTTAAAGAGTTTTACGCGCTCTAGCATCTTTTTTGCGCGCTCAAAGCTATCAGTCTCAAAGCAAAAAAGTCCATTTGCCATGCCATCTTTAAAGTATTTTTGCGCCTTTGCGTGATCTACGTTGTCGGCAAGCCCTGGGTATGCCACACTTTTTATATGTTTGTGAGAGTTTAGAAATTTAGCCACTTTTAGCGCGTTTTGCGAGTGTCTTTCAACCCTAACAGCAAGCGTTTCAAGCCCTTGTATGAGCTGCCAAGAGTTAAACGGAGATATCACAGCGCCGATGTCGCGCACGATAGCAAGCCTCATTCTTAGCGTGTAGATATCAAAACGATCCGTCATATCAGCATAGACGATGTCGTGATAGCTCGCATCTGGCACGTTAAAGTGCTCATATCTCTTGTTGCCTTTTAGTTTTTCGTTTAGGTGATTTGCACTTACAACCACGCCTGCTAGACTAAGGCCCTGACCGCTCATATATTTGCTAGCGCTATGCACGCAAACATCGACACCGTGGCGAAGTGGCTGAAAGATGATAGGTGTTGGCACTGTGTTATCAGTGATGCTGATAATGCCATATTTGTTTGCGATTTCTACGATTTTCTCGATATTTGGGATAGAAATTTGCGGATTTGAAAGCGTTTCAAAAAATATAGCCCTAGTTTTTTCGTCTATCAAGCCCTCCAGATCATCAGCAGTGTCGCTGTCAAAAACTCTAGCCTCTATGCCAAATCTTTTTAGCGTGTGCGTAAAAAGCACTGTTGTGCCGCCATAAATTTTCTTAGCGATGATGATATTATCGCCTGCTTGGGCTAAATTTATGATGCTGTAAAACAAAGCTGACTGACCGCTTGCCGTCGCTATCGCAGCGGCTCCGCCCTCAAGTGCGGCGACCCTTTTTTCAAAGATATCTGTCGTTGGGTTGCTAAGTCTTGTGTAGATGTAGCCGTTATCTTTTAGATCAAACCTAGCAGCTGCTGTCTCGGCACTTCCAAAGTCATAAGCTGTGCTTTGAAAAATAGGCACAGCCATCGTGCCAAAGCCCTCGTTTGTATCGTAGCCTACGTGGATCGCAGCGGTTTCTTGCCTCATTTTTGCTCCTTGTTTAAGTAATTTTGGCGTAAATTATACATTAGCAAAGCCAAAATTTAGGGGATAAAATCAAATTTTGATATAATTTGCCAAAAAAAAGGAAAAATTTGAACCAAGTCACGGACAAATTTAAGCGTGTAAAATATCTTCGTGCGCTAGAAAAATTTGCAAAATCAGCGATAAACGGGCTAAAAAGAGATGACTTTGACGAGACTGAATTTCGCCAAAGAGTGGAGAAAAACGCGAAAGTCATCGAAAAAGTCGAAGCTGTTTATCTTGACCAGCCATACTCAAAGGCGCTAGAAAATTTTATAAATTTGCTTATCAAAAACGCCCAAAAAGAGGAGCTTTTAAAGGCGGCAAATCTACTTGATAAGCTAAAAAATCAAAAGACATATAAGAAAGAAAAACATAAAAATAAATTTAAGGATGAGGATTGAAAGTAGTTATTTTTGATATGGATGGCACGGTGATCGATAGTGGCGAGGCGATATATAAGACGGTAAATGAAGTAAGAGATGAGCTAAATTTGCCGCCACTTGAAAAAGAATTTATCATAAAAGCGATCAACGAGCCAGGTAGAAATTTGGCCCTTGAGTTTTATGGCATCGACACGCCAAGCAGGAGCTTAAAAGAGGGTTTTGAAGAGAAATTTAAGAAATTTTACGATGAGTGTGCGACTACCTATGAGGGTGTAAAAGAGCTTTTGCAAAAGTGCAAAGAGGCTCACTATAAGGTCGTTTTGGCAAGCAACGCACCGCACGATACGCTAGAGAAAATTTTAAAGAAAAATGAAATTTACGAGCTATTTGACGAGGTCATCGGCGCTAGCAAGGAGATACCGCAAAAGCCTGATCCTGTGATGCTTCACCTAGCTGTTAGTAGAACTAAAGCTAACAAGGCGATCTTTATAGGAGATAGCCTAAAAGACGAACTGGCCGCCAAAAACGCAAATATGCCATATGTACAAGTTTGTTGGGGATTTGGCGAGGAGAGCAAAACAGCCACTTATAACGCCAAAAATGTTAGCGAGGCTTGGGAGATAATATTAAATTTTTAACTTAGTTTTAATTGGCTATAATCTTAAGAAATTTTCAAAGAAACAGCGATGATAGATATATTTGAGGGCAGTGCGAGGGATAAATTTTATGACATTTTGTTTAACGCAAATGCCGTTTTAGTTAAAAACGAGATAGATAAAATTTTTGATAAATTTGTGGCTATGAGCGAGCTTTGCGAAAAGCATGGCGTTGGCGAAGATGAGATCAGAAATTTTATGGCCTTAGAGCAAGATAAAATTTATAACGGAGTAAATGACCTATATATCGAGCTTAGCGGAGAAATTTTAAGCCAAAATGAGTAAGGTTTTTGCGCTCATTGCTTTGCTAGCCGCTCTTGTCTTTGCAAAAGAGCCAAATTTTGACCCAAACTCGGTGCATACATTTGAGCTTAAAAAAGATGAGTGGGCGCGGGTCTTTATAACTGAAAAGCGAACTCAAAGGGTTGAAACGTTTGACTTTCGTTGGACGCTGTTTGATAGTACAAATATCACTGTGCAAAGCTTTTTTAGGCGCTATCCAAGGCAGATGGTCTTTTCGCTAAGACAAGGACAAAACACCTACATGCAGCGAGTTTTGCCTGATTTTATGATGCCGCCAAACGAGAGCGTGAGCCTTTATATATCATTTATTGATTTTAGGGACAAAAAGGCGCATTTTAGGGTGGCGCTGCTAGATGAGAGCAAGCGTGTGGATGTGGGTTTTAGAGATCCGCACGAGGATAAATAGAAGGATAAAAATGGATAAAATCGATGAAATAATGAGCAAATTTATAAGCGAGCTTGGCTACAAAGAGGCGTTTGAGATGTTTTTAAAGATAAGCTCAGGCAAGAAGCTACGCTCAAAACTTCTTTTAAAGATCGCAGGCGAGAGTGAAATTTCACTTAAGCTTTGCGCTATCATCGAGCTCATCCACCTTGCAAGCTTGCTTCACGACGACGTCATAGACGAGGCAAATATAAGACGTGGCAAAC is a genomic window of Campylobacter concisus containing:
- a CDS encoding O-acetylhomoserine aminocarboxypropyltransferase/cysteine synthase family protein; this translates as MRQETAAIHVGYDTNEGFGTMAVPIFQSTAYDFGSAETAAARFDLKDNGYIYTRLSNPTTDIFEKRVAALEGGAAAIATASGQSALFYSIINLAQAGDNIIIAKKIYGGTTVLFTHTLKRFGIEARVFDSDTADDLEGLIDEKTRAIFFETLSNPQISIPNIEKIVEIANKYGIISITDNTVPTPIIFQPLRHGVDVCVHSASKYMSGQGLSLAGVVVSANHLNEKLKGNKRYEHFNVPDASYHDIVYADMTDRFDIYTLRMRLAIVRDIGAVISPFNSWQLIQGLETLAVRVERHSQNALKVAKFLNSHKHIKSVAYPGLADNVDHAKAQKYFKDGMANGLFCFETDSFERAKKMLERVKLFKIVVNIGDTKSLITHPASTTHQQLSSEELIKAGITKELIRVSIGLENAEDLIADLAQALE
- a CDS encoding HAD family hydrolase; this encodes MKVVIFDMDGTVIDSGEAIYKTVNEVRDELNLPPLEKEFIIKAINEPGRNLALEFYGIDTPSRSLKEGFEEKFKKFYDECATTYEGVKELLQKCKEAHYKVVLASNAPHDTLEKILKKNEIYELFDEVIGASKEIPQKPDPVMLHLAVSRTKANKAIFIGDSLKDELAAKNANMPYVQVCWGFGEESKTATYNAKNVSEAWEIILNF
- a CDS encoding DUF2018 family protein translates to MIDIFEGSARDKFYDILFNANAVLVKNEIDKIFDKFVAMSELCEKHGVGEDEIRNFMALEQDKIYNGVNDLYIELSGEILSQNE